A segment of the Thermothelomyces thermophilus ATCC 42464 chromosome 7, complete sequence genome:
TTTTGAAATTGTCATAGGTAATCTAAGTTGGTGAGCACGACAGGAAGTCGAGCTGAAGTTGGTTAATTCAACAGAGCATCGTCCAGTTCATTAGGCGCAAGATTGACTGTCCCAAGCGACATTGTTCTTATCCGGACTTCAGAAATCGCTCAAATCGATGGCCATCATGTCTCCATATCCCTCCTCGTTCGCCATCGCATGTGTCAGGCGAGGATCTCAAGAACATCAGGACCATCCGCTTACACATCCATGAGTGCAATAGCGGGGACAACACGCTGGGAGCTGGCTGAAATGCAACCGGACAAGAACGGTGGTGAGGAGGACGATGCCCGTTTCCAGGGCCAGGTTGTTCCAGATATATACATATTCGAGCTGTAAGTGGAGCAAACAACACAGTGGAACGGGGCCTCATGAGCGTGTGGAGACTCGAATGTGACAGAAGGACTGAAGCGGGCAAGACACTGAGAGGACCATCACCGATGTCGAGCGCATCAGGGGCACAGGCAGTCCATCCCCGTCGTACAAAGTCTCTTGGTTCCCCCATGGTGCCGGCGATCAGCTTAGCTTGCAGCCAGGGATGTGTTTGACGAGAGCCTGCTGATATAACGTGCCCTTATACCTTCGTTGGGGAGGCGGCCTCGCTGCTATGATACATAAGCCTCCGTGAGGCTAATCAAAGCATTCAGAGCGCCGGTTGAGGTCAGAAAACCTCAAACGCTTCGCAGCATGCCTCGCATATTTACCTAATCTTCACCAGGCAGCCGGCACAGACAGTATTTAGCACGCGGCCACTACAGTTGGCGAAAATGTATGTCAGAATACCTACGGCCTAACTTAGGTGCAATTGCTGGAAGCAGCAATTGCGGCGTCGCTTTTGCAGTTTCGCAATGTACATACGAGTGACAGTTCTTAAGCGTCGTAACTCATCGCGTGCTTCAATTATCTTGCCATACAACGTTTCTGAAAAGTTATTATATACAGAACAGGGTGACATGCTTTCTTTATATTCGCGCCCAGTCACCAGTCGCCAGTCACCCGGCGTCCTTCCCATCCGCCTTCCGTTCTTTCCTCGGCCAGTCCGGGCATATGTCGATCTTGTCCCTCGGAAACAAGAGCTCGAGGGCCAGGAAGATGAGGTAATCCACAATCACGCACAGGCAAAACAGCTTGCCGGCCCAGATGCCGCAGCCGTAGTACCTCTTGAGCCGGTCGATGAGCGCGAAGCTCTGGACCCCGGAGCGGCCCCTGGTGGCGCTCCAGCTCCCCGCGCCGTTGGCGGCGTCGTACCCGTAGAACTCGGCCTCGCTGATGGCGCCCGTGATGCCGTTGTAGACGCGCTCGGTGCGCATGGCCACGTTGGTCCACGAGTACATGCTCTTGACCTGCTCGTGGAACAGCTCGGTGCGGACCTTGTTGGCGCGCAGGGCGGCGATGGCCTTGCCGGTGGCCGCGACGaggtcgtcctcctcgggcTTGGCGAAGACGGTCATGTGCGAGGGCAGCACCTCGGGGATGCCGCCGACCTGGGTGCAGACCACGTACAGGCCGCAGCTGGCGGCCTCGACGATGACGGTGCCGAAGGCCTCGGTGAGGGACGGGTGCAGGTAGATGTGGCCCCGCACCATGACGTCGCGGACCTCCTCGTGCCGGATCGGGCCGAGCATCTCGACGCGGTCCTGTAGCACGTTCTGCTCGATCATCTGCTCGAGGTCGATGGCCTTGGGCCCGTCGCCGGCGATGATGAAGCGGGTGTGCGGGTGGTTCTGGAGGATGCGCGGGATCGCGGCGGTCAGCAGGTCGGTGCCCTTATTGTAGAAAAGGCGCGAGATGACGACGATGGTAATCATGTCGTGCGGTCCGGGCGGGCGGGCCGGGGGTGGGTGGCGGGAAGTGAAGGAGCGCGAGGAGGCCTCGGCGTAGTCGAGCGGCTTGAAGTTCTCCGCCACGACGGCGTTGGGGATGACGGAGACCATAAGCGGGTCGAGAGAGGCGCGAAGGACGGTGTTCTCCTTGCTGGTCAGGGGTTAGCAGCCTGCATCCACCCCGTCACACCATGTCGGCCGAGGCATGATGAGACTCACCATGTGTGGCTCACACAGATGACATGGTCCACATCGCTGAGGCTGAACTTGAGAATCTTATTTGCAAAGATGCTCGCGGCATCGGCAAAGCCAAAGAGCGAATGGTCGGTATACACTGTCCGCAGGCCCATCGTCCTGGCGTGGAGGATGGCCTCGTGACATAGGCTGCTGAGAGAGGCATGGCCGTGGACGATGTTGATGCGCTCACGAATGACGATGTTTCGGAAGATggggaagaaggagaagacggTGGGAAAACTGGCCGAGCGGTAGAGAACAAAGAAGGGAACATGGTAGACCTTGAGGCCGTTGGTGAGATAGCGCACGCCGGTCCGACCCTTGTATGCGTgcgtgatgatgatgacctTGTGGCCCCGGTCCCGCAGCTTGGACGACAACTGGTAGATGTGGCTCT
Coding sequences within it:
- a CDS encoding glycosyltransferase family 4 protein (CAZy_ID 267888) encodes the protein MAPTYNIAMVSDFFFPQPGGVESHIYQLSSKLRDRGHKVIIITHAYKGRTGVRYLTNGLKVYHVPFFVLYRSASFPTVFSFFPIFRNIVIRERINIVHGHASLSSLCHEAILHARTMGLRTVYTDHSLFGFADAASIFANKILKFSLSDVDHVICVSHTCKENTVLRASLDPLMVSVIPNAVVAENFKPLDYAEASSRSFTSRHPPPARPPGPHDMITIVVISRLFYNKGTDLLTAAIPRILQNHPHTRFIIAGDGPKAIDLEQMIEQNVLQDRVEMLGPIRHEEVRDVMVRGHIYLHPSLTEAFGTVIVEAASCGLYVVCTQVGGIPEVLPSHMTVFAKPEEDDLVAATGKAIAALRANKVRTELFHEQVKSMYSWTNVAMRTERVYNGITGAISEAEFYGYDAANGAGSWSATRGRSGVQSFALIDRLKRYYGCGIWAGKLFCLCVIVDYLIFLALELLFPRDKIDICPDWPRKERKADGKDAG